The nucleotide window CCGATGACTGCTCTGCCCCGCATCCGCGCACTGCTGAAACCTGGTGGAAGATTGGCTCTGGCCTGGAACGACATCGAACCCAAAGGCGAGCTGCGAACACGACTCGATGCGATCGCGGCACGCTTTCATGCGGAAGGCACCTCGACGAGTCTGGGCACAGCTGGGGGCGATGACAACTTCGAGCCTGTCGAACACCCTGCTCTCCAGCAGCTGCGGACCTGCGGATTCACTGCTGACGAGACCACCTTCGCCGAAGACCTTCACTATTCGAAACACGATTGGCTGTCGATGGTCTTCACCTACTCGGCTCAGCTGACGATGGATCCGGTGAAGAGAGCGGTCATGCGCGAAGAGGTGTCGGCTGAGATCCCCGATGACGGCCTCGAGGCGCGAAATGAGGCGCTGCTCATCCTCACACGAGGCTGATAACCCGTTGCCCACACGCGAGCATCCGTCACCGTTCCCATCGCTTCGCACCCGCAGCGGCATTGCGCACCGGTGCAACTGGAGGATTTGCGGCGACCGGTGCGTTGTGCGGCTAGCGAG belongs to Brevibacterium spongiae and includes:
- a CDS encoding class I SAM-dependent methyltransferase, whose product is MEYFGNRERAESFGEAAQDYDAYRPKYPAALITAIMEAAAQGAGSRTDGSPTPSDHPRSGTPRILDVGSGTGILAAQLRAAGAEILAVEPDPEMAAVARAKGLDVEVSGFEEWTSHSRTFDLISFGQSFHWVDPMTALPRIRALLKPGGRLALAWNDIEPKGELRTRLDAIAARFHAEGTSTSLGTAGGDDNFEPVEHPALQQLRTCGFTADETTFAEDLHYSKHDWLSMVFTYSAQLTMDPVKRAVMREEVSAEIPDDGLEARNEALLILTRG